The nucleotide sequence ATCCTTTAccgtaaagcctagtacacacaattaaattatcggacgaatgatcttctgttttttttggaTGCTAATTTCCATATCGAAaacgaataggttactaaagtacgaAAATTTTCGTATGACGGAATAAAAatgtggaagtgatgtaatgtgctgTAGTGTGTTTGTATTGTATCTGTACtgtttaaacgaaaatcgtacgatgtGGTATCGTATGAGAAAAAATGTTGTCCCTTCAGGAACATTTTGGAAgacagctgtgtactaacgatcagattatcgtacaatAGCTTCAAAAGCGGAATTTTTTGTATGATATTTTGATCATGTGTCTTTTGTCGTTATCTTTGCAGGGAGGACAAGGCAGGACGCCATGTTTTGAGTTCCACACAGCTCTTGCCAATTgttgagtaaggccccgtacacacgaccgagtttctcagcagaattcaaccagaaactcgatcggagccgtattctgccgagaaacccggtcgtctgtacacttttggccgaggaagccgacgaggatctcgtcgggccaaatagagaacatgttctctatttcctcgttgttcaatgggaaatttcggctcgccgagaacctcggcggcttcacaaggaactcgacgagcaaaacgatgtgttttgcccgtcgagtttctcggacgtgtgtacggggccttagggatctgtcctttttttggaaataattttgtttttggaAGAATTTTCAGATTAAGGAAAACAAATTACAAACTTTTCGACCATAGAGACGAGAAAAATTGAAGgcgaacaaacaaataaaattctAACAGTGATTGTGATTTTCATTCAGGAATAATTGTACTGAAATTGAATTTAGAATTCAAAACATTGGCATGTTAAACAAGAAATTTTCTGAGTTTTTTATGAAATTGGAAATTCCATAATAGTACTATTGAATGTATTCAGAGAATATTCTGAATTTCTGCATGAACGTTTGATTCTTTTGGTGTATGCCTGACTACAGGCTCACAAGAGCAGTTTATGGAAATTGAATATTTACAATGGAACATCTGTTCATCCGAGAAACACAGAAGATCTTTAGCAGAACCTTGCTGAAAAAATTGCTGTGTAATCAGGGTCTTAAATATTATGACCCTCAAACACTACTTCTCACACAATTTGTATAAAGACCACACTGTGGTATTTTGCCTTGTAGCACACCCCGACAGGTGGAAAATCAGTGTTATGTTTAGAGAACATCAATCATGATTGTCCCGAACTACAAATTAAAACCCTAATCTACAATATATGCTTACTTCAGTAAGTGTACTTCATACCAGATATCCTCAATCTTTGTAACATTGAGGAGCCCTTGAAATAACTCTCTGGTTTCATGGACCACCTACTAATAATTATTATACATACatactatatatacatacatattatatatacatacatatgtatGGAAGAGTTTGAGTTTCAAAATCAGAATTTTGAGATTATAAATTTGGGCCATCCTAAAATTTATTAATcacaattctgagtttcaaagtcagaattctgagtgtCAAAGTGAGTATTACGAGTTTCAAAATGAGAATTCTGAGACTAAATGTCAGAattatctcagaattctgacattgaaAATCTGAATTCTGACGTTGAAAATCTGAATTCTGACTttcaatctcagaattctgactttaaaatTCAGAattgtgtttaatttttttaggatGGCCTTAGGGCTCCTCCGTACATTAGTATaatggtcactgggaagaataTATTTGTGCCCGTTGGGAAGAAtcccccccttacagatagctaaaaagatcattggtggcaATGGTTACCTACTCGAGAAACAGAATTTGCCCATTGCTGAAAGAACCCCTAGCAATTTCTGGATGAACCCTAAgattccacagaaccctggttgccCTGTACCGTCAACACCCTATTGTAATTTGTCAACAGCTTTACTACCTGTTCTGTTCCAATTATTTTTTATCTTCAATAAAATCTAAAACTCAAAGATAATACTCAATGCAAATCTCGAATTTTTAAGTCCTTTTCCACAGGATGGACAATCTTCTGGCATGTctatttttctttgaaaaatCAAATGGTTATACACAATAGACATTTGCTGCATCTAGGACCATCATTTTTGATTGTATCAGGAGCTGTTACATaagtattttttaacattactgttgagcaggggtctccaaacattctaaacaaagggccggtttattgtccttcagactcttggagggccggactttggccagcgtgagtagaaattttcctggcatcattgttggtgaacatctggtattagggggaggaatagtgccccattgctggtttaatagggagtaatagtgctctattaattgtgtcagtgggagaaatggtgctccattgtcggtgtcagatgacAGAATAGTGccatgtatcagtgggaggaatagtgccccaagggccggataaaggcaagcaaagggccgcatccggccctcgggccgcagtttggagaccactgctgttGAGCACTGCCTTACGAAGGTGCACCACCATTACCTCATCTAAAGCTAAACATCTCTTGCAGTGACTTCGGAAAGTTGATTGACAGCTGGGCATGTGAGGATTTCTCTGCAATGTTACTGATCCGTTCTACACACCACTGGCTCCATGAACAATCTTTTCACACAATGTAGGCCTGTGGGATATGAGTGTGGCACCAGCTGTTCCTTACATGCGTGGCACAAGAATACCATGACTAAACACTCAATAACCATAAAATTCCGCATattctttgcctttttttttagaaGGCTGGCCAATTGATTGGAAGAGCATATTGACTTCCATGGGAAAGAGATTTGTGTTACTATTAGTTTGCATGTAATTGCAGGCAGGATGTCAATATGACGTAATCATTTCAGCTGCTGGCCTCAAAACATTTGCATGAAGCTGCAGTTGTATTTCAATACAAAGAGGTGAAATAGAATGCAGGTGCttaattacaaataaaaaaaaattggttcattACCAAAAACTTCTTTGCTTTTGACTCCTTTGCGTAGAAACACAAGGGTCCTCACTGCTACACCTACTCAATTTCACTACAGCCTGTCCCAACAGTTTAACATTTGAGCTGTAGCACCACCTGATGGTGAATCCTGGTATTACATCTAGACCATTCAACAAAGTGCCTGTCTCTTCAAGTTCTACATGCTACAAGGGAAAAATAATTAGTAACTCTAAAAAAGTCCAAGAGCAAGGGAAAATTGTCAACATTGATAGTTTGTACTAAGGCTCAGCTCATACTCTATTCGTAATAGACTAAATGGTTCCCAAAAGGGTTCTCATGAAAACCTAGTTAAAAAACTCAACCAGAAGATCTGTTTTCTTCTGTCATCACTCACACAAATGGATACAGAACCACAGGGAGCCATTAACACTAAGGTGGAGTCCACACCAAGTATGCACATACAGTAATGTACTCATGAATAGAAGAAGCACTTAGGGATTATAAACACACTGTAAGTTAAAATCATATAGTACTTACCATGACCATAAGATACTGCATGTCATTTGTACCCATGTGATAATCATTTTACTCTTTCACTGATAAAAATAAAGATTGTTACAACAAATGTCGATAGTTTTAGCTGATTGAATTGAGGCCCATGTTTAATGTACCTGTAACCAATGGGTGCATGTTGTTTGGTACCTGTGATTTCATGAAGTTTGGACAGTTCTTCAGTGTTTGCACAAGCCATCTGCAGATCGTGTAAGTTTGTGTGCACGGACATAAGAAAAGTGAGAGTTATGACCCGtacacacacgatccgaaaatcgtacgaaaaatgccgctttcaaaacgatcgtacgataatcggatcgttagtacagagcttccgagagccgatcagaaCAGTTCATtccgattttattctatcggacatgcacacatttttttttcgtacaatgACAGATCGTACGAactttgtttaatcagtacagctgtcgttcgaaaatgcaatacaaatgcattacaacacatgacatcacttccgattttttattctgccgtacaagaattttcatgactagtaaactcatcagattcgacgtaagattagcatacaaaacaaaacggacgatcattcgtctgataatcggatcgtgtgtatcggGCATAAGTGACCATACCCATTACAAAATTCCAAATAAATATCCCCTGCATTAGAAGTAacatatttatcgcggtataacgcgctcccgcgtataccgcgcacacctaaagtggcccccaatcctgtggaaaaaaagtttttttgtttttttttgtacttacagttttggtgtcttgcgcggcgtccatcggcggcctcgtcgggtccggcgtccttctgcggcttcgggtgtcctcttcggcgggtccggcgtccgtcttcggcgggtcgggtgtcctcttcggcgggtcgggtgtcctcttcggcatcctcgcgtcctccccgctcgtttcccgcgccgagtttgaatactgcgccgacatatacagagcgcagtacactcgtgtattgtcgcaatgctcggctacccgcgctgacgtcctgtacgtccaggacgtgagcgcggaaggagccgagactgcccgactatacccgagtgtactgcgctcggtatatgtcggcgtagtattcaaaactcggtgcgggaaagcgggtatcggcgtataccgcgcacccacgattttgccctgattttcagggcaaaaaagtgcgcagtatacgccgataaatacggtattatatTCACCTCGTTGGCAGCCAGTGTCCCCTACCCTTGCTCCATTCTACAGATGAAACTTCTGTGAAACTCTTCAGCACTCAACACTTCTGGTAGTGTCGGATACCTGTGTGCCCTTGTCTCGTGTTGTGGTTCCATCCTCTGACGCATTGACATATGGGTAGTAGGATGGAATCACAGCGCAAAGCAAGGTACACAGGATCTGATTTTCCTGGAAGCGTTTAGTGTTGTAGAGTCTGATAAAGTAGGCAATGCTGGAAcgcaaaaaaacataatagacATGAGTCAATAACAAGATGAATATATAAACCATTGGGGGCTTAGGGAACACCTGCTAATTATTATATCTCTAACTAATGGTACATTATCAtgatggtcaatgggaagaattctccatacactggtggtcagtgggaagaatgtcctccttacagatagctaaaaggatcattggtgtcagtggttacttatCGGAGAGGCAGAAGATGCTCATTGCTGAAAGAACCCCTAGCAACTTCTTGAGGAACTCTAGCgttccacggaaccctggttgGGAAAGGCTCATAAAACCTCTTCTGTTTCAAGGAACCTCTACTTTTTTTTAAGCCGTAGACGAGATCACTTCAAGCTGCTGGCAGTTGGATTGCTTTGAGAAGAACAACCACTGTCTAGTGAGTACTTTACTTCTTTTGGGCAGATTCATAAAAAATTGAGCAAATAAaaatgagtgctgctggcatagaaaccaatatttaattttattctcTTTTCCGCACTAGAGGAATAGAACATTGAGCCCCCATTCACCTTAACCAGGTGACCTGGAGCCATTTGTGGGTGCTTTTGTATGTGTGACATACAGTACAGGAGCAGATTCGCATGTTTTTGGTCGCACGGAAGCACCTGATAAAAATGCGTAAAAacgcttagggccagatccacagtgagagtacgacggcgtatctactgatacgccggcgtactttcaaatttcccgcgtcgtatctttagtttgaatcctcaaaccaagatacggcggcatctgggtttgatccgacaggcgtacagctttgtacgccttcggatcgtagatgcaatacttcggtgtccgctgggtggagtttgcgtagttttctgcgtcggatatgcaaattagctatttccgacgatccacgaacgtacgcgcggccgtcgcattctcttacgtcgtctctagtcggctttttccgccgtatagttaaagctgcttttttgcggcgtatagttatatttgccatgttaagtatggccgtcgaaatttgaattttttcttttttttgcgtaagtcgtccgtaaatcgggatggacgtaagtcacgtctaagtttaaaaaatccttgcgacatcatttcgcgcaatgcacggcaggaaatttagaaacggagcatgcgcagttcattcggtgcggggacgcgctttatttaaatgaatcacgccccctaatcgcggatttgaattccgccgccagagatacactatgccgccgtaacttacggcgcaaattcgttgtggatttgaaacaaagccaagtaagttacggcggcgtagcgtatctctgatacgctgcgccggtgcctatctatgtggatctggcccttaattttcaGTTGCTGTGAGTAAATCCTAAAAAGCCAAAGCGCGCAATTCAGCCCCTAAGAAGCTCATGCACTTTTTCAAACTTCACGCAAGAGGTGATAGGCAATACAATGCTTAGGTGTGAACTTGGGAATGTTGGGATTCTTCATTTTGAGCATTGTTGCGCTTTGGAATTGCATGACAAAGTGCTCATGTGTGAATGTAAATGCTTCATACTGCAGCAAACAACTTTTTGATTCCCATGTGCACGTGCAAAACTTTTTACTTTAGTATTTTAAAATGTAGCAATTTTGTTTAACTTATAAATACTCTACAGGTACTTTGACATATTTGATTTGGGATACCGTCTTCACGTTAGTTTAGGTGAACATTTCAGCCAACAAGATATCTTATAGAAAGTAagacccagttcacactggggcgactcgtcacagccgcctgacaagtcgcgtcccattgtagtcaatagaaccgttctaataggaacgacgcaagtcgctccgacttagaaaaaggttcttgtacgacttagggggcgactcggggcgatttgcattgacttctatacagaagttattttgcaagtcgccttggaagtggtcttcaggtcgcctggtcGAGTCACCCCGGAAGTCGtgccacccctgtgtgaaccggcactaagaaAGTTTCTTGTCAATCAAATGTTTAGAACCTTCATACACTTTTAACAAGTATGGGGAATAAGTCTACGCACTTTTTGGGCTTCTGACACACGCAGTAGAGGTTACCAGCTGTTTAAAGTAGAAAATAATACGATAACACTGACAAAGCACTAAAGCAGGATGTTGTCCCTTCTCTAAAAGCTGACAGAAGGGAAGGAGAGAGTTAAAGTTCAGAGTCCATTGTGCAGGACAGAAACAGCAGATCCTCAATGCAGCCTTCAGGGTGGAGCAGAGCTGCAAGCTTTAACTCCTCCATTACCCTGTCCTAGCTTAGAGGGAGCAGTGTTTGTGTGAGCCAACTTTACAGAGCACAATCCCTTTTTTCCATTTCTATGCAAAAGCGTCCTGTGAGAGGCACAGCTCTCTATCCCACCCCCCAGAGCTCCCCTCCTCCCTTTGCTTTCACCTCCCCCAACCGCTTCAAATCCTTTAGTCCTCTTCATCTCTCCACATTGATTATCCAAGCCTGTCTACAGCTCCTCCCTCTCCTGATCCCAGCTCTCAGCCTGCTGAGTTCCCAGGAGTGCAGGGGTGTCTTTTTCACAAAGAGGGagggggatagaaaaaaaaaaagccctttttaaAAAGTCTTCTCTGCCTTCCTGGTCAGAATACCTGTGCAGACCTGGCAAGGTGGACACCCTTTAACCAGAGGACCATGCCCCCTCAAGACCTGTCCATGGAGTACACGTCACACTTTGCACCCCCTGTGCCACCACACAATCCTAAGCCTCTACCTACAGATGGGTGTCAAGAGAGGAACCTGAAATGCGTGCTTCTGGGAGATGGTGCGGTGGGCAAGACCAGCCTTCTGGTCAGCTACACCACCAATGGCTACCCGACTCGATACATTCCTACGGCGTTCGATGACTTCTCAGGTAGGTTCACTCTTGACTGTATTGTGGTGGAAATGATCAAGTTGACTTAATAGGTAAAAATTAGGTGTTTCCTATCCTTGTATCCGATTTAAATGATCTCTCCCTTGGAGGTACTGGTTTTCACCAACAAGCGCAAAACTGgggttaaatacattttaatatttagTGTTTGATTTCTTGAATGCAAACGTAATGATTCAGTAACAAAAAACACTGCTACAGagtaaaaattgaaaatttcagttacattttttagtttgttgGTAAATCATTCTCTCCAGGTGGTAGCTTCTGAGAAAGATTTGTAATATGGGAGAGCAACTTGCAATCTAAGGAATATCTTCTCCTGTTTCATGTTCAAATGATCGGGATTCGGGAACAATACCGGATTAATCAAACCAGTGACCCAAAATGCTACCTTTATTTGTTCACTCCCAAATTCCGAGAATTGTGAAAAAGTGAAAAGTGTGTTCATtttgtttgaaaaataggccctgTGTATAGTCCGGCATATCCCAGTTGGGTAAGCTTTCCATTGGGTTTAAAGTATTAGATTTAATCTGCATCTTAACCACATTGACAACTGGACACAAGTCAAGTTTCCCAAGTTTGTCAGTGATCTTTTACGAATGCTCACGCTCCATACATGGCCAGGTTGTTGTGTTAGATCCTTCAAACCATCTGTAAATACATATGCACGTATACTGAAACAATCTGGTCGCTCGATTCACGTCTGGTGACCCATTGTGTATGCAATATATTTGGGTcccaaagattatttatttgcatttaaCCTGTTTGCTGGCTTTGCTATATTCTGATTACTAGGTCAGGCTAAGTTACCTGTTCTGGATActtgtgattgtagccgtattagtgcaattgtgatagagaaaattgagtactgtcagtgatactttttttatttgcactaacatacaatttttcagggcaaaatgtcctgaaaaataaatttttagtgcaaataaaaaaagtatcacggacagtactcaattttctggaTACTTGAGAAAGTGATCCGATATTGGGGTTATTGTAAGTCGCCCCTGGGGGGAATTCTTGTTTCTACGATTCTGCTAACCAAGAATGTATCTTTAAGGCTAATATTTTTTGTAACTGGTTCGGACTAGATCTTATGTAACTTGCCATAGCGTCGCACATCACAGCTCTGCCCATgcaaatgctgtattttttttagccCTTATCTAGATAATATTCATGTGCCCGTAATAACAATTTTACTATAGTTTCTGTGTTATTACATTTATAACATGGCGTGGTGTCATTTTACTTCATTGTCTCAGCAATATAGTGTTACATAATGGTTTTATAACCCCATCACTTTATTATATTGCTTGGTTTTACTGGTTTGTCCATGGAGGAAGTAAAGAGTAATTCATGCACAATGCAGCACTCTGTCTGTATGCAGATCCAGGGTCCACAATGAAAGGTCATGTCCTGCCAACTCCTCCCCAGGGCAAACAGAATGACATCATTTTCCAATCAGCAGTATACAACAGCCCAGGGTGATGGGGCCCCCGCTACACAGGGGGCACTAATCCTATGTAtgttaatgttttcttttttctttcttgcagCTCTGGTGCAAGTTGACAACACCCCAGTGAAGCTGCAGCTGTGTGATACCGCAGGCCAGGTAAGAGTTCAGTCAAGCTAGGAATGTCATGTATATGGGGATAGCTCGGTTCTACGGCTCATAGTTCTGTGTTAGTGCGTCACCctgcagaggagggaggggcacgCCAAACTTGACACAGTTCTTCTAAGCTTGGGTATGTCAGGTACGGTGTGGTTTAGCAGTGCAGGTACGGAGCAAGCAGACTCCATGTTTCATGGTTCCCTTCTATTGCTGTCACCCTGCAGTGGGACAAGTAGACTCCAGGCCTCATAGCTTTCTTTTGTTTGTATCTCCCTGCAGTAGGAGGGACAGATTCCACATCTCCTAATTCTCTTATATCTAAACCACCCTGCAGAGGTGCACACTCCATACCACATAGAGCCCTTCCATCTGTGTCCCCCTGCAAAGGGAGGTGCATACTCCATGTCACATAGATCTTCTCATCTGTGTCCCCCTGCAGAGGGAGGCGCATACTCCATGTCACATAGATCCTCCCATCTATGTCCCCCCTGTAATGGAAATGACAGACTCCATGTTGTATAGATCCCTTCCGTCTGTCACCCTGCAGTGGGAGGGACAGACTGCCTATCTCATAGCTCTCTTGTATTTCATGTTACCCTTCAAAGTGACATGCTGTCCTAGAttaaaatataaacaataaatcCTGGCGTATAATTTACATTTTATTGTTCCCTGCTGCCACTGTCACTCTGGGTGGTAGGGTCCATATCGAAGGGTTTgctgggaggaaacaatgccaCTGTGCTAATACCAGCACATCGCACATCGTTTACTTTTTTGTTAGACTGTTATGGTACAGATCTGTTAGCGAAAGAATTGTGGGAATAAATCGATTGCATTGCACCACATTGTACTGAAAAAAGTGCTGCAAGTATTGTTTTTTCAGCCCACTTTGTGAACTGGCCTCATAGGGAACAAGGCTTTCTGTCTTGTCCTGCATTGGGACTAGACAAGGCTGCTCAGTGCAGTCCCAATGCACCCTGTCTACGTCACATTATAGTGGAAGGGGAAAAAACACAtttctcatagctcccttctttTTGTGTCACCCTGTGGTGGGACGGTCCGGGTTCCATGTCTCAAAGCAACCAACTGTTTGTGTCACCCTGTAGTAGAATGGTCAGGTTCCAAGTCTCAAAGCACCCAACTATCTGTATCACCCTGTAGTGGGAGGGTCAGGTTCCAAGTCTCTAAGCGCCCAACTGTCTGTACCACCCTGTAGCAGGAGGGTCAGGTTCCAAGTCTCAAAGCACTCAACTATCTGAGTCACCCTGTAGCGGGAGGGTCAGGTTTCAAGTCTCTAAGCGCCCAACTGTCTGTACCACCCTGTAGCGGGAGGGTCAGGTTCCAAGTCTCAAAGCACCCAACTATCTGTATCACCCTGTAGCGGGAGGGTCAGGTTCCAAGTCTCTAAGCACCCAACTGTCTGTACCACCCTGTAGCGGGAGGGTCAGGTTCCAAGTCTCAAAGCACTCAACTATCTGTGTCACCCTGTAGTGGGAGGGTCAGGTTCCAAGTTTCAAAGCACCCAAGTAGTGTCTGTCACCCTGTAGTGGGAGGGTCAGGTTCCATGTCTCATAGCTCCCTTTTTTCTGTTTCACCCTGCAGTGGAAGCATCAGACTCCAtgtctcatagctcccttctgtcagtGTCACCCTGTAGAGGAAGGGACAGTCTCCCTGTCTCATAGTCCACTTCTGACTGTGTCACCCTGTAGTTAGCGAGTCAGGTTCCATGCCTCATAGCTCTTTTCTGTCTGCGTCACCCAGTAGTGGAAGGAACAGATTCTCTACACCCCTCAGTCACGTGGCCCTGTAGTGAAAGCAACAGATTCCATTTtgcatagctcccttctgtctgtgttACCCTGTAATGGATGGTCAGTTCTATATCTCATAgctttcttctgtctgtaatatTCTGCACTAATAGGAACAAAACCCATTTGTTTCTTTCTAGCGTCCACTTTTCTCTACGGTTTCAAAGAACAGAAATAAATGTAATCTTTTCTACTTTTCCAGGATGAATTTGACAAGCTGCGCCACTTTTGTTACCCAAAAACCGACGTCGTCATCCTGTGCTTCAGCGTGGTCAGCCCATCGTCCTTTCAGAATATATCAGAAAAGTGGATTTCTGAGATCCAGTGTCACTGCCCCAATGTGCCAGTCGTTTTAGTGGGTACTCAGTGTGACCTTCGGGAGGACGTCAAAATCATGATCCAGCTGGCACGGTACCGGGAAAAACCTGTACCCCTATCCTCTGCCAAAGCCCTTGCTGAGAAAATCGGGGCTGTGGGTTATGTTGAATGCTCCGCTCTTACTCAAAAGAATCTGAAAGAGGTGTTTGACATGGCCATCTTTTCTGCCCTCCGTTTTTCTGACCTTCAAAACCAGAGGGAGAGAAAAGTGGCCGCTACTGCCAGCAAAATGAAAACGCTATCCAAAGcttggtggaaaaagtatgtgtgtgtatagacTCTGAGCCATTTTCTTGACTCGCAGCCAAGTGCCTTATGACAAGAGCTAGCACTCAAGACCAAACAAGAGGCCATTCCTGGACTAATGTTCTCAAATTCCCAGGTGCATTAAAATGAGGTGGGGCACGGACTGAACAAATCACAAAGCCCTTGGGAGAGACTGTACCTgggcactacactaacctacataACGACCTTCTGACATTCATTCTTTGAGGGATATATCCAAATTGCACCTATGTTTACACTGGATAAGATTCCGAGATGAAATAGGTCAGAAAGAAGCTTGGTGACCAGGATGGTGCCTATACAGGACTAATATAATGATTATTTTGATAAGCTGCCTTCTGATGGTGGCTGAATTTCTTAAATAGCTTCTGTTTTAAGGAGCGTGCAAAAAATTGGCTTCTAATACTATGTATTAGCATTGACACCTGTGTCTGTGAGCTAAAGGATGACTTGACCACTTGTACTGTTTAAACCAAGTAGACTGCTTGGCCAACCTAAGACTCTGCAGCTGCTGTGAAACTGCAAATCAtgacctgctgggacttgttgtTCTGTAGCAGTGAAGGAGGCTAGGCTTACTCAAATCTTTTTCAGTCGCTTCTTCCATAGATATAAGTGTGCGGTCATCCTTTGCCATAACACATCCGATTCCTGTTTCTATCCGTCTCTTTAATGAAGCTTTAAAAGCATTTGTTTGGGACAAAAATTATCTCATTTCATGTGATTCTGTTTTCAAATAAAATCACTTTTTGTAAATGAAAGTACTGTCTGGTCTTTGCTGTCACGGTGAACTAATACATACTGGCTAGAA is from Rana temporaria chromosome 9, aRanTem1.1, whole genome shotgun sequence and encodes:
- the LOC120913312 gene encoding rho-related GTP-binding protein RhoU-like, whose protein sequence is MPPQDLSMEYTSHFAPPVPPHNPKPLPTDGCQERNLKCVLLGDGAVGKTSLLVSYTTNGYPTRYIPTAFDDFSALVQVDNTPVKLQLCDTAGQDEFDKLRHFCYPKTDVVILCFSVVSPSSFQNISEKWISEIQCHCPNVPVVLVGTQCDLREDVKIMIQLARYREKPVPLSSAKALAEKIGAVGYVECSALTQKNLKEVFDMAIFSALRFSDLQNQRERKVAATASKMKTLSKAWWKKYVCV